GGGCAACAAAGCGCAAAAGGCTATGGCGCGTTCAGCGAGGCATCATGCGACTGGCACTCCTTTCTGACATACATGGCGATCTGGTCGGGTTACAGGCGGCCCTCGCCTGCATCGACCAGCAGGGCGGCGTCGACGCGGCCTATGCGTTGGGCGACATGGTGGGCGGCGGGACCGACAGCGGCCGCATCCTTGATCTGCTGGTCGCGCGCGGCACGCAGATGGTGCGTGGCAACTGGGAGGAGTTCGTTCTCGACATCGAGGCGTCCATCCACCGGGCCAGCAAGCCGGATTTGGCGCGCCGGATGGTTGCCGAGGCGCGCGCCGGCCTGACGAGCAATCACCTCGCGCTCATGGCGAGCCTGCCGTATGACTTGATTGTCGAGCCGGAGCCGGGACGCCGGGCGTATCTTTGCCATGCGGCGCCGGGCAACCCGCACAGTCCGACCTGCCGCCCCGATGTGCCGGCCGATACGCTGCGCAAGGTGTACGGCGGCGTGGACGCCGACCTGGTCGTGTACGGGCATAATCATGGGCATCATGTGATACCGCTCGACGGCAAATTGCTGGTGAACGTCGCCAGCGTCGGCCTGCGCGACGATGGCTTGACTGCGCTGACCTTTGTCGATTATGCCGGGAACTGGACGGTGCGCCAGTGGCTGGTGCCATGCAA
This genomic window from Chloroflexota bacterium contains:
- a CDS encoding metallophosphoesterase family protein: MRLALLSDIHGDLVGLQAALACIDQQGGVDAAYALGDMVGGGTDSGRILDLLVARGTQMVRGNWEEFVLDIEASIHRASKPDLARRMVAEARAGLTSNHLALMASLPYDLIVEPEPGRRAYLCHAAPGNPHSPTCRPDVPADTLRKVYGGVDADLVVYGHNHGHHVIPLDGKLLVNVASVGLRDDGLTALTFVDYAGNWTVRQWLVPCKRAISNQQLATSN